Proteins encoded together in one Drosophila albomicans strain 15112-1751.03 chromosome 2R, ASM965048v2, whole genome shotgun sequence window:
- the LOC127566044 gene encoding nucleolar protein 16: protein MKIRRNHVRKRYRYNVNRKTMNKTRKSTGKIKDPEMKKMWIEGKRVGTNFSEMGLAKDPNKAVGIPNYKRERLEAAKIVNGFVEEDLDDEDLKPRSSKTDPEDLKPKRGHIVQELEQMAVDRRPDPEFRLPKGVVKELSYFLNKHKFNYKAMVTDRRNHDQLTWKQFRMKIRRFMLIPEQFNEYLQQKKLPIDVKPDWPEYESDSEWK, encoded by the exons atgaaaattcgcAGGAATCATGTGCGCAAGCGTTACCGCTACAATGTGAACCGCAAAACAATGAACAAAACCCGCAAATCTACTGGAAAAATCAAGGA TCCAGAGATGAAAAAAATGTGGATTGAGGGAAAACGTGTTGGCACCAATTTCAGTGAAATGGGTTTAGCCAAAGATCCCAACAAGGCTGTGGGTATACCCAACTATAAACGCGAACGCCTAGAGGCTGCTAAAATTGTAAACGGTTTCGTGGAAGAAGATCTTGATGATGAGGATCTGAAACCGCGAAGCTCAAAGACAGACCCCGAAGATCTGAAACCAAAACGTGGTCATATCGTGCAGGAACTAGAACAGATGGCAGTCGATAGGCGACCAGATCCTGAATTCAG ATTACCCAAGGGAGTCGTTAAAGAGCTGTCATATTTTCTGAataagcacaagttcaactacaaGGCCATGGTAACGGATCGTCGCAATCATGATCAGCTGACGTGGAAGCAATTCAGAATGAAAATACGTCGCTTCATGTTGATTCCGGAACAGTTTAATGAATATCTGCAACAAAAGAAGCTGCCAATTGATGTGAAGCCAGATTGGCCGGAATATGAATCGGATAGTGAATGGAAATAA